The genomic DNA AAGTAAAACTAGATTCTCGAGGAAGGTCTttgcaatttttataattttatttcagacttataaACAAGTGCACTTGATGTCTCATCTGTTTACATTATGCCTACTATCACAAATGCTATTTGGTTTGTCTTGTTTCAACCTGATTCCCATGTACAACAACTACGTGGCTGGAAGATACAGAAGTGGGGGGACACAAAACTCTACTTTTGAACATTCTCTTTATTTCAAGTATCCATTTGATACCCTCACTGATATTAAAGGATACCTTCTATCAAATATTATCAATTGGTAAGTATTAATGAGAAATTCATGGTATTTAAAATTTCTGGCTCAAAAATACAGGCAATGCACCTCtagtgttgcgagtgtccatgggagAGGTGATCTtcaggtgatctatctgctcgGTAACTGGCCTATACCTAAAAAAACAATTCGTTACTTTTACTCATATTTAAATATCGTATCAATTTTCCTTAAAGTTAGCTAGCTGAttcacattttcttttagtcaTCGTCATTAATTAAGtcaagaaggcacttttgaaacgtcaaactaaaattttaaagtagCTGTCTATAGcttagtcctctagtgaagctattagCTATTTGCTTTGCTAGATCTAGATCCAGTTATGGACCACTCATGTTACTCATGTTTTCTGTTTCAGGCTATTATCGTATCTCTGTGCTACCTGGTTCTGCATGTTCGATCTCTTTCTATCTCTAATGGTGTTTAATATTTGGGGTCATTTAAAAATGCTTATTCACACTCTGAACAACTTTCCTAAACCACGATCAGATACCAGCTGTTTAATAGAAGGAGGAATGACGATATCAAGTGCAAAATATTCTGAAGAAGAACTCGTAGAAGTTTTTAAAAGACTTAAACAATGTGTTGATTCTCACCGATTGATTGTTAAGTAAGACAGTATAATTACCtaatttgactgcatggttggcacAGTGGTTGGATGACCGGCTGTtatgcaacgtgtcgcgggatTGATTCCTGCGCAGGCCATTAAGTGACATTGGCGTTTtctgaacaatgtacacccattttgtACTAtctgtgttataaatcccatgtaatagtggtgTGCACAATtacaggctccgtgctactactgagaaatttattctttgctcgacccggCAATTTAACCCGAGACCCCCTGTCTGGCAATCGCACTTttgactactcgaccaacgaggcagtcttcgCACCTTACACCTTTTATACTTAGTTTCATAGAACTGATTTCAGCTTTACCAACAATGTATCAGACGTATTTGGACCAATGTTGTTCTGCTATTACATATACCATCAGACAAGCGGCTGTTTGCTGTTGCTGGAGTGTTCACAGATGGTGCGTTTTTACTGCTTTCTGTTCTATAAGTAGTTACTTATAAGTTGTGCTGTCCATCTATTCTGATTAAGACCATCTCTTTACacataagaataattattatggtagGGTTTCTGCAACTAGACCTGCGAGGTTTTCTGCGGGAAATTcactttggaaaaatatttcattggaACCTTtctatattatgattatttttagtattgtttttgtaaagcGACATTTTTAAATGACGTTAAATATTGATTGGTTTACTTCGTTTATTTCAGACAGCTCCAGCCCTTATGCGTTATTTGCCTCTAACATTAATGTCGACGCAGCAACTTATTCAATTATCAGTAATTTTTGAACTAGTCGGAAGTGAGGTAATATTACTGTCATCCTTTTCAGAAATATGTCAATTTATCCAAAAATTGTTGGTCACCCATTTTACTTTATATActtaacctcacgcctgtctcctatgagCAGCTatgcagagacaatggaacgccaattgctacgaatcttacttacctctttcgcttgatcaacaatcatcagtcttttcatgcatgcccGTCAGTTCCCTTAACTGACTTTGCTTTCccttacttttaatttgacccaATTTTAATGTATCGCCAATTTGGTCTCCATATTTCCATCTAATTAGTTATTTTACCCAATCCTGGACTTatataattagttaaaataaCCCGATagaaatttgttaaaaatattgtaggtacgataacttatttttgagaatgttgcaGAGCGAAAAAATACTCAGTGCCGTGTATAGTATACCCTGGGAATGTATGGACACAAGTAATAGAAGATTAGTTTCTTTCTTCTTAATGAATGTGAGGGAGCCAATACATGTGAAAGCTTTGGGCATTGCCAATGTCGGCGTCATGTCTATGGCTGCGGTAAGTTCTAGTAATTGAAGTTATTTATGATAATAGCAGTAACACAGCATTTTTAAGGGATAACCCGGGTAACGACCATACGGATCACCCgttggtaagcaattagcgTCGCCTATGGATACAAGCAACgccaaaggagttacaagtgcgttcctgGCCTTTTAGGAGATAGGGCTTTGAGCCTGAGtcacacgacgaaacataaGGCAGAGGTTTTGGTATCAGTCCCGTCGAGCGGTGGTGAAAGAATTGTATCGAATtggtttaaaatgttatttaaaccTTTGTACTTGCATTATCATTACGTATtaactcattttaatttttgtttcagattttGAGAACTTCGTTATCGTATTTCACGTTTTTACGTAGCATCTGAATTGGCTACAAAGTATTATAGGTATCTTTCACTAAAGTAtgtttattaactaaataaataaataaataaataatatactatttCTTCTACTATTTCgtctgttataataattatcaattgtgtttttgttttttgaataaaatctgaattaatttatttatgcattttattttaagtctttttgttcgatataaaaaaatcattcccTGATAATACTACAACATAGATGGGAGAATTTCAAATTGATCGGCAATAAAAAGAACTATTAGCAGAAAAACTGTAGAAAAATTATAGTCTAATTTTTGAACCAATTGCTATTGCCTTTTAGTTAAGTTATTTGCCAAATTACCAAAGGCTACTATTTAAATATGCTATAGGCAtgcattattatatacatatttccTAGAAATAATGAACAACATGTGAcaagcaaataaaattattaatcctcCATACTTTGGTCAAGGTTGAATCAAATGCAAATAATAGATGATCACGCAATAAAAGAACAAACTGActctaatattaattatatacattttactTTGATCTTCTAATGAAAAGGATCAATCCGTCAGTATGTGATGGTATGTTTCAGTACCTGCAAATTATCATACAGGCTgtaactgaataaaataaaatatcatatttattctcccaattttattaaactgttTACGTCGCAGCGGCAGCAGCACCGTGACGGTGGTCAAAACACCATTAGACCACCAAAAATGATGCCCCGTAGGGCTAATGCTAGATACAAAGCCGTAGGTGGCTCAACGGGTTGCCGAGGCTCAGGTTTGAAGAACAGGTCtcggaacgggttggtttttttgtcagtaagtgtctgacaatCTCCCTCGCATCacccaggcgggagaagtcattggacgattttccctcCTTCAATTATTTCTCATTTGTTTCATATTTCTCAAGTATTGGCATGTCCCGAATTGGGAATGAAGGTCTTtgaaaccggagctgcggactacctagcgggtttaccggagctccgggtcgaaaagcaggagaaggaacggggtggtttttagtcagtaagagtctgacactccctctcgccttgtccaaggcaggagaagtcattggatgattttcaccctcaaaaaacCCACAGCATTTTGTCCGTCATTTTTATCCGTTGTGGCCTAATTTAGTATAGAAGTTGACAGATCTCCTATAACTGTCAGCTAAGGTCGTGGTTTCAATCACACCAtgtataattttcaaataaaaaaatataacagagGAGTGTGTAGTGCTATCCTTATGCTTTTTTATTATCATCCAAACAAAGTGAATTGTTTAATAGACCTTATTTAATATGTTCACTCTCCCATGAATCGTTCATAGGTGAAGAGAAAAATATTAAGCATTTTTTTGAGTAAGAGCTTTTCTTGTTAGGTTGTCAGTGTATTGCTAATAGCGATGGGTCTCAAAAAATTTCTATTCGAAAACGAAGCTGTGCAGTAAgtaatttatacttataatataatccTAGGAAAGACAAAACTGTACCGtacgttgatttttttttaaataatactaggGGCGTGAACTACTATCGATATTGAAATCAAAAATATAGTTGCATGAATATTATTAACAAGTTGGGTCAACATATAGTTACTTATTATCACGCTATCACCTACAGCGGAGGAGCTGGAAATCTTTATTAGTCAAAAAAACCATATTCTGCCACAGTTCAACCCCATATTCCaagcgaacgaagtcgcggctaaaa from Spodoptera frugiperda isolate SF20-4 chromosome 9, AGI-APGP_CSIRO_Sfru_2.0, whole genome shotgun sequence includes the following:
- the LOC118271080 gene encoding uncharacterized protein LOC118271080, with the protein product MGLRNFLFGNEAVHGINSPKDYLYIKILRFNLRIIGSWPQKELGEKEPVALNTFLKYFYLLVTIGCQYGSTMYLRAYNSELTFLEAGHTYLMILMTFIDISRITMLTFSQEYRKVSKEFLTKIHLFYFKDSSEYAMKTYKQVHLMSHLFTLCLLSQMLFGLSCFNLIPMYNNYVAGRYRSGGTQNSTFEHSLYFKYPFDTLTDIKGYLLSNIINWLLSYLCATWFCMFDLFLSLMVFNIWGHLKMLIHTLNNFPKPRSDTSCLIEGGMTISSAKYSEEELVEVFKRLKQCVDSHRLIVNFTNNVSDVFGPMLFCYYIYHQTSGCLLLLECSQMTAPALMRYLPLTLMSTQQLIQLSVIFELVGSESEKILSAVYSIPWECMDTSNRRLVSFFLMNVREPIHVKALGIANVGVMSMAAILRTSLSYFTFLRSI